A window from Leptothermofonsia sichuanensis E412 encodes these proteins:
- the mscL gene encoding large conductance mechanosensitive channel protein MscL — translation MTRSNGGFWADFRKFISQGNVVDLAVAVVIGGAFGKIVESFVGDIITPAILNPALQAANVKDLNGLVVPGTAIKYGSFLATIINFLVIAFSIFLVIRAYEKARKRFERQQAAEEAAAPDPVALQQQTADALNRLAQAMENRGI, via the coding sequence ATGACACGTTCCAATGGGGGCTTCTGGGCTGACTTTCGTAAATTTATCTCCCAGGGTAATGTTGTTGATCTGGCCGTAGCTGTAGTCATCGGCGGTGCCTTTGGCAAAATTGTGGAGTCATTTGTAGGGGACATTATCACCCCCGCAATTTTAAATCCTGCTCTGCAAGCTGCTAATGTTAAAGACTTAAACGGTTTGGTCGTGCCGGGTACCGCAATCAAATACGGTTCGTTTCTGGCAACGATCATCAACTTCCTGGTGATTGCCTTCTCCATCTTCCTGGTGATTCGTGCCTACGAGAAAGCCAGAAAACGATTTGAGCGTCAGCAGGCGGCTGAAGAAGCGGCTGCTCCCGATCCAGTTGCACTTCAACAACAGACGGCTGACGCTCTGAATCGGCTGGCACAGGCAATGGAGAATCGAGGAATCTAA
- the def gene encoding peptide deformylase, with translation MTVEVLVEKKKLAKPPLEIYHLGDRVLRQPAKRVAKVDAEIKQLIREMLQTMYSADGIGLAAPQVAVHKQLIVVDVKPDEAATPPLILINPTITKTSADIVVTQEGCLSIPNIYLDVKRPQAIEVSYKDENGRPQKLAATGLLACCIQHEIDHLNGVLFVDRVENTLLLNQELAKHGFSTRAVQPVA, from the coding sequence ATGACGGTTGAGGTTTTGGTCGAAAAGAAAAAATTAGCGAAGCCACCCCTGGAGATTTACCATCTCGGCGATCGCGTCCTGCGCCAGCCGGCAAAACGAGTTGCTAAGGTTGATGCTGAGATTAAGCAACTGATCCGCGAGATGCTACAAACAATGTACAGCGCTGACGGGATTGGGCTGGCTGCACCTCAAGTTGCTGTTCACAAGCAACTGATTGTAGTGGATGTGAAGCCCGATGAGGCTGCCACACCGCCGCTGATTCTAATCAATCCCACCATTACGAAGACCAGTGCAGATATTGTGGTGACCCAGGAAGGGTGCCTCAGCATTCCCAATATTTACCTGGATGTGAAGCGCCCCCAGGCGATTGAGGTCTCCTATAAAGACGAAAATGGTCGTCCCCAGAAGCTGGCTGCCACGGGCCTGCTGGCATGTTGCATTCAACACGAGATTGACCATCTGAATGGGGTGTTGTTTGTAGATCGTGTGGAGAATACTCTGCTCCTGAATCAGGAACTCGCCAAGCACGGCTTTTCAACCAGAGCCGTCCAGCCTGTTGCTTAG
- a CDS encoding PrsW family glutamic-type intramembrane protease yields the protein MTGQARTIAFLRQLAQPNLPEQTYPRYPLSVTESVSLGRDPRCQIVLDPLIYRSVSRRHAEVSPILSFSNAAGGDRFWQVCDLGSANGTYVNGQRLKGCQVLQPGDCIMLGQDGPRFVFECETSMEPLPEVPPVKGARLPNLPLHRSSLRPTQPPPARTPYHHESDQVSWTQLFPIFSTGRHLRAKAYLVPGIATVTFVVSLFLSVGDPGLFNMLLAAYLAGAAYYFIYQLCGKNKPWWLLLASAATTALLLVSPVLDLFIYVFRTVLPGSLPGHDASVSIPVLLIKMFFGAGLMEELLKAIPILIACVLGMGLRSPLRERLGVREPLDGILLGSASAVGFTLVETLGQYVPEIYKATLTAGEGAAQLASLQLLIPRVMGSVAGHMAYSGYLGYFIGLSVLRPRRRWRILLVGYLTAAILHTLWNVTGTISPVLLAVVGVMSYAFLGAAILKARELSPTRSQNFATRFYQ from the coding sequence ATGACCGGACAGGCTCGCACAATCGCATTCCTCCGGCAGTTAGCCCAGCCCAACTTGCCAGAGCAAACCTATCCTCGTTACCCCCTGTCGGTGACGGAAAGTGTGTCATTGGGGCGCGATCCACGCTGCCAGATAGTGCTGGATCCTTTGATTTATCGCTCAGTATCCCGACGCCATGCCGAAGTTTCACCAATTTTGAGTTTCAGTAATGCAGCTGGGGGCGATCGCTTCTGGCAGGTTTGTGACCTGGGAAGTGCAAATGGAACTTATGTCAACGGACAGCGATTAAAGGGTTGTCAGGTCTTGCAGCCGGGGGACTGTATCATGCTGGGGCAGGATGGTCCCCGGTTTGTTTTTGAGTGTGAAACCAGTATGGAGCCGCTGCCAGAGGTGCCCCCCGTCAAGGGAGCCAGGTTACCGAATTTGCCGCTCCATCGGTCATCTCTGCGTCCCACCCAACCTCCCCCTGCCAGAACACCCTACCACCATGAGTCTGATCAGGTTAGCTGGACACAACTGTTTCCTATTTTCTCGACTGGGCGGCATCTGAGGGCAAAAGCCTATTTAGTGCCAGGAATTGCCACAGTTACCTTCGTGGTGTCCCTGTTTCTCTCTGTGGGGGACCCTGGACTGTTCAATATGCTCTTGGCAGCCTATCTGGCAGGGGCGGCTTACTATTTCATTTACCAGCTTTGTGGTAAAAACAAACCCTGGTGGCTGCTGCTGGCATCGGCGGCCACCACAGCGCTGCTGCTGGTCAGTCCGGTACTGGATCTGTTTATCTATGTGTTCCGTACTGTCCTGCCGGGCAGTCTGCCGGGACATGATGCTTCTGTCAGCATTCCTGTGTTGCTAATCAAAATGTTTTTTGGAGCTGGGCTGATGGAGGAATTGTTGAAGGCAATTCCAATCCTGATCGCCTGTGTTCTGGGGATGGGACTGCGATCGCCCCTGCGGGAGCGTTTAGGGGTGAGAGAACCTCTGGATGGCATTCTGTTAGGCAGTGCTTCGGCGGTTGGCTTTACCCTGGTGGAAACGTTAGGGCAGTACGTGCCTGAGATTTACAAAGCCACATTGACGGCTGGGGAAGGAGCCGCCCAGCTTGCCAGTCTGCAATTGTTAATTCCCCGTGTCATGGGTTCTGTAGCCGGACACATGGCATACAGTGGTTACCTGGGCTACTTCATTGGCTTAAGTGTACTCCGCCCTCGCCGTCGCTGGCGGATTTTACTGGTTGGCTATCTCACTGCCGCCATTCTCCATACCCTTTGGAATGTAACAGGCACCATTAGTCCAGTGCTGCTGGCAGTGGTTGGCGTGATGTCCTATGCGTTTCTGGGAGCCGCTATTTTGAAGGCAAGGGAACTGTCCCCAACGCGATCGCAGAATTTTGCTACCCGGTTTTATCAATGA
- a CDS encoding DNA-directed RNA polymerase subunit omega — MHKRPAFDSTQLMRRADDLISAASNRYRITVQVANRAKRRRFEDFESVDDPTMKPVMRAIIEMSDELTQPEIIGE; from the coding sequence ATGCACAAACGTCCTGCATTCGATAGCACTCAATTAATGCGTCGGGCTGATGACCTGATCTCAGCAGCTTCCAACCGCTACCGAATTACGGTTCAGGTTGCTAATCGGGCAAAACGTCGTCGGTTTGAGGATTTTGAGAGTGTGGATGACCCAACGATGAAACCTGTGATGCGGGCAATCATTGAAATGTCAGATGAATTAACACAGCCCGAAATTATCGGTGAGTAG
- the aroB gene encoding 3-dehydroquinate synthase, producing the protein MSALIPVNLPHDSYTIAITPGGLDTLGTQMQSLNLGKHVMIVSNPAIFRRYGERAIAALETAGFTTSSCILPAGERYKTLSTLQKIFDAALENRLERSSTLVALGGGVIGDMTGYAAASWLRGINLVQVPTSLLAMVDAAIGGKTGVNHPNGKNLIGAFHQPRLVLIDPEVLKTLPPREFRAAMAEVIKYGVIWDLQLFEQLEAAKRLDSLHYLKDELLQDILLRSCQAKAHVVSKDEKEAGLRAILNYGHTIGHAVESLTGYRRINHGEGVAIGMVAAGQIAADLNLWDQSAADRQLALIQKAALPIHLPADLEIEAILKALQSDKKVKSGQVRFVLPTQIGAATVTDQVPADLICQVLNQMQANE; encoded by the coding sequence ATGTCTGCGCTTATTCCCGTCAATCTGCCTCACGATTCTTATACGATCGCCATTACTCCTGGGGGTTTGGACACCCTTGGCACCCAGATGCAATCTCTGAATCTGGGTAAGCACGTCATGATCGTATCGAATCCGGCAATCTTCAGGCGATATGGAGAGCGGGCGATCGCCGCTCTGGAAACAGCAGGTTTCACCACTTCAAGCTGTATCCTGCCAGCAGGTGAACGCTATAAAACGCTTTCTACGCTGCAAAAGATTTTTGATGCTGCCCTGGAAAATCGATTGGAGCGGTCTTCTACTCTGGTGGCTTTAGGTGGGGGCGTAATTGGAGATATGACGGGGTATGCAGCCGCATCCTGGCTCCGGGGAATCAACCTGGTGCAGGTCCCCACCTCCCTGCTGGCAATGGTAGATGCTGCGATCGGCGGTAAAACAGGGGTCAATCATCCTAATGGCAAAAATTTGATTGGTGCCTTTCACCAACCCCGACTGGTGTTGATTGATCCAGAGGTGCTAAAAACCCTGCCTCCCCGCGAATTTCGGGCAGCTATGGCAGAGGTCATCAAATACGGCGTTATCTGGGATCTCCAGCTATTTGAGCAACTGGAGGCGGCAAAACGGTTGGATAGCCTTCACTATCTGAAGGACGAGTTGCTGCAAGACATTCTCCTGCGCTCCTGTCAGGCAAAGGCGCATGTGGTCAGTAAAGATGAAAAAGAGGCAGGGCTACGGGCAATTTTGAACTACGGTCACACAATTGGTCATGCTGTAGAGAGCCTGACCGGTTACAGACGAATCAATCATGGGGAAGGAGTGGCGATCGGCATGGTTGCGGCTGGACAGATCGCCGCCGACCTCAATCTCTGGGACCAATCGGCAGCAGACCGACAGTTGGCTTTGATTCAAAAAGCCGCACTCCCCATCCATCTCCCGGCAGATCTGGAAATTGAAGCCATCCTGAAGGCTCTCCAGTCTGATAAAAAAGTGAAGTCCGGACAGGTTCGTTTTGTCCTGCCAACCCAGATTGGCGCAGCAACAGTGACCGATCAGGTGCCTGCCGATCTCATCTGCCAGGTATTAAACCAGATGCAGGCAAACGAATAA
- the petL gene encoding cytochrome b6-f complex subunit PetL translates to MSTVVTYIVLLGGAFGLAMGLYFGFRAAKLL, encoded by the coding sequence ATGTCCACAGTAGTTACCTACATTGTGCTGTTGGGTGGTGCATTTGGTCTGGCAATGGGGCTTTACTTCGGGTTCCGGGCTGCCAAACTGCTCTAG
- a CDS encoding AI-2E family transporter: MLSGLKLPPWFNVGIAFPLIFLNSWLILLLCQYLQPIPSIVLTASLAAFLLDFPIGLLEQRRMTRGAAIAIVLLSALTLFGITSLFLGPLVFEQLVEFANRLPTWIEQGRKQLQMLDEQTVLHNLPFDFSELTTQLTNQISTALQSLTSRLIGLTLETINSTVNLLVTIVLTILLVINGQGLWNGLLSWLPAEWSTRIRDSLQPSFRGYFTGQAIIALILGIALSVTFGVLQVPFGLLFGLAIGIASIIPFGGTLSIALVSGLLMFQDVWLGGKVLIAALIVGQINDNVIAPRLIGGITGLNPATVVISLLVGAKIGGFLGLILAVPTASFLKRIADTLRSADLAQTTQMQIPQPGIADSGDG, encoded by the coding sequence ATGCTTTCAGGTCTAAAACTTCCCCCCTGGTTCAACGTTGGGATTGCCTTCCCGCTTATTTTCCTGAATAGCTGGCTGATCCTGTTGCTCTGCCAGTATCTGCAACCGATTCCCAGTATTGTGTTGACTGCCAGCCTGGCGGCTTTTCTATTAGATTTTCCAATTGGCTTACTGGAGCAGCGGCGCATGACACGAGGAGCCGCGATCGCGATCGTCTTACTCTCAGCGTTGACCCTATTTGGCATTACCAGTTTGTTCCTGGGTCCGCTGGTGTTTGAACAATTGGTTGAGTTTGCCAATCGCTTACCTACCTGGATTGAACAGGGCAGGAAACAACTGCAAATGCTGGATGAACAGACTGTTTTGCACAACCTTCCCTTTGACTTCAGCGAACTGACCACTCAACTGACCAACCAAATTTCAACAGCTCTCCAGTCCTTAACCAGCCGTCTCATTGGCTTGACCCTTGAGACAATCAACAGCACTGTCAATCTATTAGTGACCATTGTACTGACCATTCTGCTGGTAATTAACGGGCAGGGGTTGTGGAACGGTTTACTGAGCTGGCTTCCAGCGGAGTGGAGTACACGCATCCGGGACTCATTGCAGCCAAGTTTTCGCGGCTATTTTACCGGACAGGCAATTATCGCGCTGATTCTGGGCATTGCCCTGTCAGTGACATTTGGCGTATTGCAGGTGCCGTTTGGTCTGCTGTTTGGTCTTGCCATTGGCATCGCCAGTATCATTCCCTTTGGTGGCACCTTGAGCATTGCCCTGGTCAGCGGTCTGCTTATGTTTCAGGATGTGTGGCTGGGCGGGAAGGTGCTGATCGCTGCACTGATCGTGGGGCAGATTAATGACAACGTAATTGCACCCCGTTTAATTGGCGGCATTACGGGGCTAAATCCAGCTACAGTAGTCATTTCTTTGCTGGTGGGAGCCAAAATTGGGGGGTTTCTGGGACTGATTCTGGCAGTGCCAACCGCAAGCTTCCTGAAGCGCATTGCGGATACTCTGCGGTCTGCTGATCTGGCGCAGACCACTCAAATGCAAATCCCTCAACCAGGCATTGCTGACTCTGGAGATGGATAA
- a CDS encoding L,D-transpeptidase, whose product MLQRLARLTALFLAIGIVSEGPVRSDRRSYATASVLNLITQPGNVVELNIPLPAVPDHVPAQGFPAPSSNSESSGSPASDAESASQTIRLEVQLGRRRVVLYQGQTVIKQYPIAIGRPGWETPKGNYTVLQKLKNPSWIHPLKKGIVIPGGDPENPLGQYWIGFWTDGKTWIGFHGTPNPGSVGTAASHGCIRMYNKDIEELFQRVSLGTPVSVVQ is encoded by the coding sequence ATGCTTCAACGTTTGGCGCGGTTGACCGCCCTGTTTTTGGCAATCGGTATTGTTTCAGAGGGTCCAGTTCGCTCTGATAGGCGAAGCTATGCAACCGCCTCAGTCCTCAATCTAATCACTCAACCAGGCAATGTGGTGGAACTCAATATTCCACTGCCCGCAGTGCCTGACCACGTTCCCGCACAGGGGTTCCCTGCCCCTTCTTCTAATTCGGAATCCTCCGGATCTCCTGCTTCAGATGCCGAATCAGCCTCCCAAACGATCCGGCTGGAAGTGCAGCTCGGTCGCCGTCGGGTTGTGCTTTACCAGGGACAAACTGTGATTAAGCAGTACCCCATCGCGATCGGTCGGCCAGGATGGGAAACTCCGAAAGGCAATTACACGGTTCTGCAAAAGCTAAAAAATCCATCCTGGATCCATCCCCTCAAAAAAGGGATTGTGATTCCGGGTGGCGATCCAGAAAATCCGCTGGGTCAATACTGGATTGGCTTCTGGACGGATGGGAAAACCTGGATCGGGTTTCATGGTACCCCCAATCCTGGATCGGTCGGTACGGCGGCTTCCCACGGTTGCATTCGTATGTATAACAAAGATATTGAAGAATTGTTTCAACGAGTCAGTCTGGGGACCCCGGTCAGCGTGGTGCAGTAA
- a CDS encoding photosystem II high light acclimation radical SAM protein → MANRILYVRLPCNPIFPIGVVYLADHVHKVFPDLEQRIFDLGTVPPLDYASALDACIDEFRPTLLVFSWRDIQIYAPVGGRGGNPLQHTFEFFYARNPLVKLRGAMGLLRVAKGYYGELWRNLGLIKRGMKRAQKYYPGVRSVVGGGAVSVFYEQLGRSLPTGTIISVGEGEALLQKLLRGQDFGDERCYIVGETKPRDRMIHETPTPIEKTACNYDYIQSIWHEFEYYLQADDFYVGVQTKRGCPHNCCYCIYTVIEGKQVRINPADEVVAEMRQLYDRGVRNFWFTDAQLIPARKYIDDVVELLQKVLNAGMKDIHWAAYIRADNLTPELCDLMVQTGMNYFEIGITSGSQELVRKMRMGYNLRTVLQNCRDLKTAGFNDLVSVNYSFNVIDETFDTIRQTIAYHRELESIFGADKVEPAIFFIGLQPHTHLEQYAFDQKVLKPGYDPMNITPWTVNKLLWNPEPLGSFLGEVCLQAWRQNPNDFGREVMNILEQRLGRADLAEALAAPIEAKTDHRVPFPLPSLVS, encoded by the coding sequence GTGGCTAACCGAATCCTCTACGTTCGTCTCCCGTGTAACCCGATTTTCCCAATTGGGGTGGTTTATCTGGCAGACCATGTGCATAAGGTCTTTCCAGACCTGGAGCAGCGCATTTTTGATCTGGGAACCGTGCCTCCGCTGGATTATGCCTCCGCCCTGGATGCCTGTATTGATGAGTTTCGTCCAACCCTCCTCGTCTTTTCCTGGCGCGATATTCAAATTTACGCTCCCGTCGGTGGACGGGGTGGCAATCCACTTCAGCATACATTTGAGTTTTTCTATGCCCGCAACCCCCTGGTAAAACTGCGGGGTGCGATGGGTCTGCTGCGGGTGGCAAAGGGGTACTACGGTGAGCTGTGGCGCAACCTGGGCTTGATTAAACGGGGTATGAAGCGGGCGCAAAAGTATTACCCTGGGGTGCGCTCTGTGGTGGGTGGTGGAGCCGTGAGTGTCTTTTATGAGCAGCTTGGACGCAGCTTGCCCACTGGCACGATTATCTCGGTCGGGGAAGGAGAAGCCCTCCTGCAAAAGCTACTGCGGGGTCAGGACTTTGGGGATGAGCGATGCTATATCGTGGGAGAAACAAAGCCGCGCGATCGCATGATCCACGAAACACCAACACCCATCGAAAAAACTGCCTGTAACTACGACTATATCCAGTCCATCTGGCACGAGTTTGAGTATTATTTGCAGGCAGATGATTTTTATGTGGGAGTCCAGACCAAGCGTGGCTGTCCTCATAATTGCTGCTACTGCATCTACACCGTGATTGAAGGGAAACAGGTACGGATCAATCCAGCGGATGAAGTGGTTGCCGAAATGCGCCAGCTTTACGATCGCGGTGTGCGCAACTTCTGGTTTACCGATGCCCAACTGATTCCGGCACGGAAGTATATAGACGACGTGGTGGAACTGCTTCAGAAAGTGCTGAATGCAGGCATGAAGGATATTCATTGGGCAGCCTACATTCGGGCAGATAATTTAACGCCAGAACTGTGTGACCTGATGGTGCAGACTGGTATGAATTATTTTGAGATTGGTATTACCAGCGGCTCTCAAGAACTGGTTCGCAAAATGCGGATGGGCTATAACCTGCGCACGGTTCTGCAAAACTGTCGGGATCTGAAAACTGCCGGATTTAACGACCTGGTTTCTGTCAATTACTCTTTCAATGTGATTGACGAAACCTTTGACACAATTCGTCAGACAATCGCTTATCACCGGGAACTGGAAAGTATTTTCGGAGCCGACAAGGTCGAACCCGCCATCTTTTTTATTGGCTTACAACCCCACACCCACCTGGAACAATACGCCTTTGACCAGAAGGTGCTGAAACCCGGTTATGACCCGATGAACATTACCCCCTGGACGGTCAATAAACTGTTGTGGAATCCAGAACCTCTGGGTTCTTTCTTGGGGGAAGTCTGTTTACAAGCCTGGAGACAAAATCCCAACGATTTTGGGCGCGAAGTGATGAATATTTTGGAGCAACGATTGGGGCGGGCAGACTTGGCAGAAGCACTGGCAGCTCCGATTGAGGCAAAGACTGACCATCGGGTTCCCTTCCCCCTGCCATCCCTGGTTTCCTGA